One Malaclemys terrapin pileata isolate rMalTer1 chromosome 9, rMalTer1.hap1, whole genome shotgun sequence DNA window includes the following coding sequences:
- the LOC128843105 gene encoding transmembrane 9 superfamily member 2-like encodes MALDLRNLISLPYKHTYKNNLNCGGPPMEIPGEFTNKLELIYTYSVKFEDENDIKWTSRWDYILESMPHTNIQWFSRMNSPLIVLFLSGLVAMMILRTLCKDIARYNQIDSPEDAQKEFSWKLVHADVFRPPRKGMLLSVFLGQGIQIFIDIYYSM; translated from the exons CTACAAGCATActtataaaaacaatttaaattgtGGAGGTCCCCCTATGGAGATTCCTGGTGAATTCACGAACAAACTGGAATTGATCTACACTTATTCTGTGAAATTTGAGG ACGAAAATGATATCAAGTGGACTTCCAGATGGGACTACATTTTGGAGTCTATGCCACATACCAACATTCAGTGGTTTAG TAGAATGAATTCCCCCCTAATTGTTCTCTTCTTGTCTGGCTTGGTGGCTATGATGATATTGAGAACTCTTTGTAAAGATATTGCAAGATACAACCAGATTGACTCTCCT GAAGACGCCCAAAAGGAATTTAGTTGGAAGTTGGTTCATGCAGATGTATTTAGACCTCCAAGGAAGGGAATGCTGTTATCTGTCTTCTTGGGTCAAGGAATACAAATTTTCATTGATATTTATTACTCTATGTAA